The stretch of DNA CTTTGCCCGATGCGTTATTTACCCAGTTGTCGAATGTGGTGCAGGGCATCGGGCTCGTGCTCGAGGTGAGCAAGCCCAGCGCGCCACTGCCGCAACAGGTCACGCAAACCTGTGTGGTGCTGGATGGCGTTCAGGATGCGGGCAACGTCGGGTCGATTTTGCGCAGCGCGGCAGCGGCGGGTATTGGCCATGTTTTTTGCGCGCCGGGCACGGCCGGGGCTTGGTCGTCGAAGGTATTGCGCTCCGCCATGGGGGCCCATTTTCTGCTGCACCTATACGAAAACGTTGATTCGCCGATGTTGATCGAGCGGCTCGCGCTGCCCGTCGTGATTACTGATTCGCATGGCGCCGCGGCGCTTTACGATTGCGATCTGACAGGGCCGTGTGCGTGGGTGCTGGGTAATGAAGGCGCGGGTGTTTCCGCCGTGTGGCGGGAGGCGGTGACGCAGCGGGTCACGATTCCCCAGCCCGGCGGCATGGAATCGTTGAACGTTGCAGCAGCGGCTGCGATTTGTCTCTTTGAGCAGTGCCGCCAGCAGCGGCGGCATTGAGGGTTGTGCGACGTGGGGGCGTGGCATTGACGTCGCCGCGATGGCGGCCGGGCCGGTTGTGGCGTCTGCCGCTGGGCCGGATCAGTATCCTGGCCGCTCTAGCCGGAGCTCTTGCAGAATCGTGGTGGCGATTTCCTCGATTGACTTATGCGTTGAAGACAGCCAGTTCACCCCTTCGCGGCGCATCATCGCTTCGGCTTCGTTGATCTCGTAGCGGCAGTTTTCGAGCGCGGCATATTTGCTGCCTGGACGCCTTTCATTGCGAATCTCCGAGAGCCGTTGCGGATCAATCGACAGCCCGAACATTTTTTGCCGATGAGGCAGCAGCGAGGTAGGCAGCTTGCCCCGCTCGAAATCTTCGGGAATCAGCGGATAGTTGGCTGCCTTGACGCCGTATTGCATCGCCAGATACAGGCTGGTTGGCGTTTTGC from Paraburkholderia hayleyella encodes:
- a CDS encoding TrmH family RNA methyltransferase, which codes for MKAITSRDNPLYKRLKALAGSPQQQRRSPHALLEGLHLASAYLDTVGQPQTCLVTEGALRHAETRAIIARIDDHRIVTLPDALFTQLSNVVQGIGLVLEVSKPSAPLPQQVTQTCVVLDGVQDAGNVGSILRSAAAAGIGHVFCAPGTAGAWSSKVLRSAMGAHFLLHLYENVDSPMLIERLALPVVITDSHGAAALYDCDLTGPCAWVLGNEGAGVSAVWREAVTQRVTIPQPGGMESLNVAAAAAICLFEQCRQQRRH